The genomic segment CCCTCGGCGAGGCTGAGAACACTCGCCCCCGGCGCAATCCGCCACCCCTGCGCCGCGACAAATTCCGAAGGTTCGGTGCCGTAGACATACTCCGCCCCGGCAAATCGGTGATTCCAGTCCATGTCGCCCCTCTTGCGCGCCCCTTGCGCGGGGCTTTGGAGCAAGATGGGGTTTCGGGGCGGCGCGACAAGCGGCAACGCGTCGCACCGCCCCCCACCGCGCGATCAGCTCTTGGTCGCGCGCTGCTGTGCCGGATGCAGCGAGGCGCCCAGAATATGGTCCGCCTGGTGGATGACATGGCTCGCATGGCCCACGATCAGCGGGTCGGGCGGCGTGGCGATCTCGTAATCCTTGTCGGGATAATCGAGCGTCGACAGGAAATGCTTCATGCAGTTGAGCCGCGCACGCTTCTTGTCGTTGGATTTCACGATCGTCCAGGGCGCATCGGCGGTGTCGGTGTAGAAGAACATCGCCTCCTTCGCCTCGGTGTAATCATCCCATTTGTCGAGCGAGGCGAGGTCGATCGGCGAGAGCTTCCAACGCTTGAGCGGATCGGTCTCGCGCGATTTGAACCGCGCGCGCTGCTCGTCGCGGGTCACCGAGAACCAGTATTTGTAAAGCCGGATCCCCGAGCGCACGAGCATCCGCTCGAGATCGGGCGCCTGGCGCATGAATTCGAGATATTCGGTGGGGGTGCAAAAGCCCATCACCCGCTCGACCCCGGCGCGGTTATACCAGGAGCGGTCGTAGAACACCATCTCACCCTTGGTCGGCATGTGATTGATATACCGCTGGAAATACCACTGGCCGCGCTCTTCGTCGGTGGGCTTGTTGAGCGCCACGACACGCGCGAACCGCGGGTTGAGATGTTCGTTGAAACGCTTGATCGTGCCGCCCTTGCCGGCCGCGTCGCGCCCTTCGAACAGGATCACGAATTTCTGCCCGGTCTCCTGCGCCCAGAGCTGGACCTTCAGAAGCTCGGCCTGAAGCTGCGCCTTTTCCTTCTCATAGGCCACGCGCCCCATGCGGTGCGGATAGGGATATTTGCCGGTCTCGAAGGCCAGACGGATCGCATTCGGATCGATCCGCGGGAACCGCTTCGGCCCCGCATCATCGCTGTCGCCCGGCACCACGGCCGGATGCGGAGAGGCCGGATCCGCAGGCTTCTCGACGACGCCGGGCGCGGCGGGCTCCACGCCGACCACCCCCTGCGGCGCCTCAGGCTCCGCCTGCACCGCGACCTTCGCGCTCTGATCTTCCATGCAAATCCCTCCGTTTTATTGACTGGAGGGAGCTTATCGCCGCCAGGGTTAATTTTCCTTGATGCGCGTCAAAAAACCGTCTTGAAATCGCAAGATTTCCGAGAAATTCCGGCTTTTCTTTCGGCGCGGCGCGGCGCAACCTGCCCGAAAAGGAGCCCCCGATGATCACCCTTTACGGCGTTTACCGCTCGCGCGCCTCGCGCAACCTGTGGCTGCTCGAAGAGCTCGGCCTGCCCTATACCCTCAAACCCGTGATGCAGGCCTATCGGCTGGTGGCAAAGGGTATCGACCCGCTCACCCCCGAGGCGCCCTTCAACACCCGCACACCCGAGTTCCTGCGCCTCTCGCCCGCCGGCGCGATCCCGGTGCTCGAGGATGCCGGGCTCGTGCTCTCCGAATCGCTCGCGATCAACCTCTACCTCGCGAAAAAGGCCGGCGGCCCGCTCGCGCCGAAGAACCCGCAGGAAGAGGCGCTGATGGTGCAATGGGCGCTTTACGGCGCCACCGCGATCGAGGAGGCGGCGCTCGCGATCCAATATCCGCTGATGGCGGGGGGTGATGACGCCGAGACGGTGATCGCGGCGGCGGCCGAGCGGCTCGCGCGTCCGCTCGCCGCGCTCGAGGCCCATCTCGCGGCGCATAGCCATATCACCGGCGGGCGGTTTACGGTCGCCGATATCAACATGGCCGAGATCTTGCGCTATGCGCAGGGCCATGCGCCCTTGATGGCGCGCTTCCCCCGGGTGGCGAGCTGGCTCAAACATTGTCAGGCGCGGCCAGCGTTCCAGAAGATGTGGGCAGCGCGCGAGGCCGAGCCGATGTGAGGCATCCGAGGGCGGAGGGGGCGCTGCCCCCGCGGCTGCGCCGCCCCCCGGGATATTTTCGCATCGTTGAAGAGGAAGCGGGCGTTCCCCCTTCTTCTTGGTCCAAATACGCAAATTCTTCGGGCAGAGCCGGGCGCGCGCGGCGGGCATGGGCGCGCCCGCTTGCCCCGCCCCCCCAAGCTGCGGTATCCGTGAGCGCCAGACCCACCAAGGAAAGCGAGAGCCATGGCCGACGATCTTCTCTCCGGCGGCGCCGAGAAAGCCTATGACGCCTCCTCGATCGAGGTGCTCGAAGGCCTCGAGCCGGTGCGCAAGCGCCCGGGGATGTATATCGGTGGCACCGATGAGCGCGCGCTCCATCACATGGTGGCCGAGATCCTCGACAACTCGATGGACGAGGCGGTGGCGGGCCATGCGAGCCGCATCGAGGTCGAGCTGAACGCCGATTATTCGGTCACGATCCGCGACAACGGCCGCGGGATCCCGATCGACCCGCACCCGAAATTCCCCGGCAAATCGGCGCTCGAGGTGATCTTGTGCACGCTGCATGCGGGCGGCAAGTTCTCGGGCGACGCCTATCAGACCTCGGGCGGCCTGCATGGCGTCGGCGCCTCGGTGGTCAACGCGCTCTCCGACATCATGGTGGTGCAGGTCGCGCGGGGCAAGGAGCTGTTCGAGCAGCGATTCTCCCGCGGCATCCCGCAGGGCCCGGTCGAGAAGCTCGGCGCGGCCCCGAACCGGCGCGGCACCACCGTCACCTTCCATGCCGATGAGCAGATCTTCGGCCATCACCGCTTCAAGCCGGGGCGGATGATGAAGATGGTGCGCTCGAAGGCCTATCTCTTCTCGGGGGTCGAGATCCGCTGGAAATCGGCGATCGACGACGGCGAGACGCCCACCGAAGCGGTGTTCCACTTCCCCGGGGGCCTTGCCGATTACCTCAATGAAACGCTTGGAAAATCCGCCACTTACGCGGACAAGCCCTTCGCCGGCAAGGTCCAGTTCCAGGAGAAATTCGGCGTCCCCGGCTCGGTCGAATGGGCGATCAACTGGACGCCTTCGCGCGACGGGTTCATCCAGAGCTACTGCAACACCGTGCCCACGCCCGAGGGCGGCACCCATGAGGCGGGCTTCTGGTCTGCGATCCTGAAGGGGATCCGGGCCTATGGCGATCTCGTGAAAAACAAGAAATCCGAGCAGATCACCCGCGACGATCTGATCGCCGGCGGCTGCGCGCTGGTGAGCTGTTTCATCCGCGAGCCCGAATTCGTCGGCCAGACCAAGGACCGTCTCGCCACCGTCGAGGCCCAGCGCCTCGTCGAGGGCGCGGTGCGCGACCATTTCGACAACTGGCTCGCGGCCGATCCGAAATCGGCGGGCGCGATCCTCGATTTCCTCGTGCTGCGCGCCGAGGAGCGGCTGCGCCGCCGCGCCGAGAAGGAGACCAGCCGCAAGACCGCGACCAAGAAGCTGCGCCTGCCCGGCAAGCTCGTCGATTGCTCGGCCACCAACCGCTCCGGCACCGAACTTTTCCTCGTCGAGGGCGACTCGGCGGGCGGCTCGGCCAAGATGGCGCGCGACCGCCAGCACCAGGCGCTCCTGCCCTTGCGCGGCAAGATCCTCAACGTGCTCGGCGCGGCCTCCTCGAAACTCGGCCAGAACCAGGAGATCAACGACCTCGCCCAAGCGCTCGGCGTCGGGCTTGGCACGAAATTCAACATCGAGGACCTGCGCTACGACAAGGTCATCATCATGACCGACGCCGATGTCGACGGCGCCCATATCGCCTCGCTTCTGATGACGTTCTTCTTCACCCAGATGCGGCCGCTGATCGACAAGGGCCACCTCTACCTCGCCTGTCCGCCGCTTTACCGGCTGACCCAGGGCGCGCGCCGCCTCTACGTCGCCGATGATGCGGAAAAGGAGGAGTGGCTCGCGAAAGGCCTTGGCGGCAAAGGCAAAATCGACGTGCAGCGGTTCAAGGGCCTGGGCGAGATGGACGCCAAGGACCTCAAGGACACGACCATGAACCCCGCCACCCGCAAGCTGATCCGCGTCACCATCCATGACGATGCGCCCGGCGAAACCGCCGATCTGGTCGAGCGGCTGATGGGCAAGAAACCCGAGCTGCGCTTCCAATATATCCAGGAAAACGCGCAATTCGTGGAGGAGCTCGACGTATGAGCACGCAAACGCCCGCAACCCGCGCGCTCGCCGCGGCCAAGGCGGCGTTTCGGGTGCTCGATTATGACTATGTCGCCGGGCAGGAGAAGATCGGGCTTCATGCCGCCGCGGCGATCGGCCTGCCGCCCGAGCGGGTGCTGAAAACCCTGATGGTCGAGGTCGATGGCAAGCCCGCCTGCGCGGTGATCCCCTCGGATCGCTCGCTTTCGATGAAACGGGTGGCGGCGGCCTTTGGCGGCAAACATGCCACGATGATGGACCCGGCCAAGGCCGAACGGCTGACCGGCTTTCACACCGGCGGCATCAGCCCCTTCGGCCAGAAGCGCCAAAGCCCCTGCGCCTTTGAAGAGACCGCGCTCGGCGCCGAGGAGATCGTGCTGAACGGCGGCA from the Rhodobacter xanthinilyticus genome contains:
- the ppk2 gene encoding polyphosphate kinase 2, giving the protein MEDQSAKVAVQAEPEAPQGVVGVEPAAPGVVEKPADPASPHPAVVPGDSDDAGPKRFPRIDPNAIRLAFETGKYPYPHRMGRVAYEKEKAQLQAELLKVQLWAQETGQKFVILFEGRDAAGKGGTIKRFNEHLNPRFARVVALNKPTDEERGQWYFQRYINHMPTKGEMVFYDRSWYNRAGVERVMGFCTPTEYLEFMRQAPDLERMLVRSGIRLYKYWFSVTRDEQRARFKSRETDPLKRWKLSPIDLASLDKWDDYTEAKEAMFFYTDTADAPWTIVKSNDKKRARLNCMKHFLSTLDYPDKDYEIATPPDPLIVGHASHVIHQADHILGASLHPAQQRATKS
- a CDS encoding glutathione S-transferase family protein: MITLYGVYRSRASRNLWLLEELGLPYTLKPVMQAYRLVAKGIDPLTPEAPFNTRTPEFLRLSPAGAIPVLEDAGLVLSESLAINLYLAKKAGGPLAPKNPQEEALMVQWALYGATAIEEAALAIQYPLMAGGDDAETVIAAAAERLARPLAALEAHLAAHSHITGGRFTVADINMAEILRYAQGHAPLMARFPRVASWLKHCQARPAFQKMWAAREAEPM
- the parE gene encoding DNA topoisomerase IV subunit B, producing the protein MADDLLSGGAEKAYDASSIEVLEGLEPVRKRPGMYIGGTDERALHHMVAEILDNSMDEAVAGHASRIEVELNADYSVTIRDNGRGIPIDPHPKFPGKSALEVILCTLHAGGKFSGDAYQTSGGLHGVGASVVNALSDIMVVQVARGKELFEQRFSRGIPQGPVEKLGAAPNRRGTTVTFHADEQIFGHHRFKPGRMMKMVRSKAYLFSGVEIRWKSAIDDGETPTEAVFHFPGGLADYLNETLGKSATYADKPFAGKVQFQEKFGVPGSVEWAINWTPSRDGFIQSYCNTVPTPEGGTHEAGFWSAILKGIRAYGDLVKNKKSEQITRDDLIAGGCALVSCFIREPEFVGQTKDRLATVEAQRLVEGAVRDHFDNWLAADPKSAGAILDFLVLRAEERLRRRAEKETSRKTATKKLRLPGKLVDCSATNRSGTELFLVEGDSAGGSAKMARDRQHQALLPLRGKILNVLGAASSKLGQNQEINDLAQALGVGLGTKFNIEDLRYDKVIIMTDADVDGAHIASLLMTFFFTQMRPLIDKGHLYLACPPLYRLTQGARRLYVADDAEKEEWLAKGLGGKGKIDVQRFKGLGEMDAKDLKDTTMNPATRKLIRVTIHDDAPGETADLVERLMGKKPELRFQYIQENAQFVEELDV
- a CDS encoding YbaK/EbsC family protein, which translates into the protein MSTQTPATRALAAAKAAFRVLDYDYVAGQEKIGLHAAAAIGLPPERVLKTLMVEVDGKPACAVIPSDRSLSMKRVAAAFGGKHATMMDPAKAERLTGFHTGGISPFGQKRQSPCAFEETALGAEEIVLNGGKRGMMVALAPAAALAAARARPAPLIAD